A window from Vanessa cardui chromosome 21, ilVanCard2.1, whole genome shotgun sequence encodes these proteins:
- the LOC124538855 gene encoding CDC42 small effector protein homolog, whose product MATTGSEMWLQWFACCYQPAAQAQRTRRRIDRSMISAPTNFQHTGHIGSTDVDMPSSLLHSIQNQMQSKGGYEMAYGVKVY is encoded by the exons ATGGCAACTACGGGCAGTGAGATGTGGCTGCAGTGGTTCGCTTGCTGCTACCAGCCAGCTGCGCAGGCACAGCGCACCCGGCGGAGAATAGACAGATCTATGATTAGTGCACCAACCAATTTCCAACACACAGGACACATCG GATCAACCGACGTGGACATGCCTTCATCGCTGCTTCACTCCATACAGAACCAGATGCAAAGTAAGGGAGGCTACGAGATGGCATATGGTGTTAAG gTTTATTGA
- the LOC124538885 gene encoding serine/arginine repetitive matrix protein 1-like — MECQPSDSKKVFKVFEASKRKRTRKKREGDDSNSMATDESTGGCQGNGRRLMSAKTSLQDISTGQCIDGDQESNIIKRDSSPSMSRSPDEAHRPRSPRRHRRLARDGISLALKAGLVSTPRSISPNLQVGDDQISSVPKDQDSFIYAFLEEAIKRDKKKHRHSRRHGDRRTSHDRDVSVSRERRHHHRRHRDDREREKPTKDETRGLDQAALFETFAKLCAQMNEKTAHYTPINQVPRSQSHKSLQCEVASRRDLLDETQRTVRHSSRDYSRDNYSPSRIRSHEHFHSRNRSQDNIPVPIDSRKDKCVCCDPYEKQPARYTSKVNVETKHYEGEIYRSYPPEISPTKSCINGKYRSSVPERRDNREFDDRINRKYDERRRPCEQKASRSFDLNRERYIDERSYRRTARSDGIKDTPYNDRDYTERRYESSKGRDKYYEKDIPERNFATLPSKERRSRRNLEKFERVSVASRDEDYRDRYSERERDSGLSVADGETSTMSGKSNYLRVVKQEISEQREAMDKMMKLWKELMRCFKGVSQTQSPNTVEQSAANVRESAVEQLRLWRECMRRYETVARDVGDTDARLMEEINKQRSEMSEMANMWQECLQRYRDMSNDFNNLKQQLATSESPTRAVPPPLVCAEGEGPTAAPYRLPPNYPPIPPIPPGYAGSPLRSRASAPPAWWWAGEHAPSPRRRSSPDSHTSKERRHRHKDRDRDDSRYKEKSKAGGARSEHRHRKR, encoded by the exons ATGGAATGTCAGCCGAGTGATAGTAAGAAAGTATTTAAAGTTTTCGAGGCGTCGAAACGTAAGCGCACCCGAAAAAAACGTGAAGGTGATGACAGTAATTCGATGGCTACGGACGAGTCTACTGGC GGTTGTCAAGGGAACGGGCGTCGGCTGATGTCGGCAAAGACGAGTCTTCAAGACATTTCAACTGGTCAATGTATCGATGGAGATCaagaatcaaatataattaagag AGACAGCAGTCCTTCAATGTCTCGTTCTCCCGACGAAGCGCACCGACCTCGCTCACCACGCCGACACCGTCGACTTGC GCGAGATGGAATATCTCTAGCTCTGAAAGCTGGTCTAGTATCAACGCCACGGTCTATTTCGCCAAACCTGCAG GTTGGTGATGATCAAATATCATCTGTTCCGAAGGACCAAGATTCATTTATATATGCATTTCTGGAAGAAGCCATTAAAAGAGACAAGAAAAA acATCGTCATAGCCGTCGCCACGGAGATCGGCGCACGAGTCACGATCGCGATGTTTCAGTTTCGAGGGAACGCCGACACCACCATCGGAGACATCGGGACGATAGGGAACGTGAAAA GCCAACTAAAGACGAAACTCGTGGGCTAGACCAAGCAGCACTTTTCGAAACATTTGCGAAGCTTTGCGCTCAGATGAATGAGAAAACGGCACATTATACTCCTATAAACCAAGTT CCTCGTTCGCAAAGTCATAAGTCATTGCAATGTGAAGTTGCATCGCGTCGCGATTTGCTCGACGAAACGCAACGAACAGTACGACACAGCAGTCGTGATTATTCCAGAGACAATTATTCGCCTTCGAGAATACGTAGCCATGAACATTTTCACAGTAGAAACCGAAGTCAGGACAACATACCTGTTCCGATAGACAGCCGGAAGGATAAATGCGTTTGTTGCGATCCATATGAAAAACAACCGGCCAGATATACGAGTAAAGTTAATGTTGAAACGAAACACTACGAAGGCGAAATATATAGAAGTTATCCACCCGAAATTTCCCCTACTAAAAGTTGTATTAATGGTAAATACAGGTCTAGTGTGCCCGAACGAAGGGACAACAGAGAATTTGATGATCGAATAAACAGAAAATATGACGAGAGGCGGCGACCATGCGAGCAAAAAGCCAGCAGAAGTTTCGATTTGAATAGAGAGAGATATATTGACGAAAGAAGTTATAGAAGAACAGCTAGAAGTGATGGAATTAAGGACACTCCTTACAACGATCGCGATTATACAGAAAGAAGATATGAATCTAGTAAAGGCAGAGATAAATACTACGAGAAAGACATTCCGGAAAGAAATTTTGCAACATTGCCGAGTAAAGAACGTAGATCACGGAGAAATTTGGAAAAATTTGAACGTGTCTCTGTGGCGTCGAGAGATGAGGACTATAGGGATAGGTACTCGGAGAGAGAAAGGGATTCGGGGCTGAGCGTCGCAGACGGTGAGACCAGCACGATGAGTGGGAAAAGTAATTACTTGCGAGTCGTCAAG caaGAGATATCGGAACAGCGTGAGGCGATGGATAAAATGATGAAACTGTGGAAAGAGTTGATGCGGTGCTTCAAAGGCGTTTCACAAACTCAAAGTCCGAATACAGTTGAA CAATCTGCGGCGAATGTTCGCGAATCGGCCGTCGAGCAGCTGCGTCTGTGGCGCGAGTGCATGCGGCGCTACGAGACCGTCGCTCGCGATGTCGGCGACACTGACGCAAGGCTCATG gaGGAAATAAACAAGCAAAGGTCAGAAATGTCAGAAATGGCCAACATGTGGCAGGAATGCCTGCAACGGTACCGCGACATGAGCAACGACTTCAATAACCTCAAGCAACag CTGGCCACATCCGAAAGTCCTACTCGAGCAGTTCCACCACCTCTGGTGTGCGCAGAAGGCGAGGGTCCGACAGCGGCGCCATACAGACTGCCACCCAATTATCCTcct ATACCTCCCATACCCCCTGGATACGCTGGGTCACCCCTAAGATCGCGAGCGTCCGCTCCACCGGCGTGGTGGTGGGCGGGAGAGCACGCGCCCTCCCCCCGAAGGAGATCCTCCCCCGACTCGCACACATCTAAGGAGCGCCGACATCGACACAAAGATAGGGATCGAG atGATTCAAGATACAAAGAGAAGTCCAAGGCAGGCGGCGCTCGCTCCGAACACAGACACAGAAAACGATGA